The proteins below are encoded in one region of Sebastes fasciatus isolate fSebFas1 chromosome 16, fSebFas1.pri, whole genome shotgun sequence:
- the mtmr4 gene encoding phosphatidylinositol-3,5-bisphosphate 3-phosphatase MTMR4 isoform X1: MEHQTLLIPGIWRNTKRKCDGTIAGTAEPSRQEEREGSEEERPDRLSTALAGSMGEEGPPSLEYIKAKDLFPQKELVKEDESLQVPFAVLQGEGVEYLGCADEAVIAISNYRLHIKFKDSVINTYPGVDTEISVPLRLIDNVESRDMFQLHIICKDSKVVRCHFATFKQCQEWVKRLNRAIAHPSRLEDLFALAYHAWCLGGNADDEDQHVHLCRPGDHVRQRMEMEVKRMGFDTQNVWRVSDINCNFKLCSSYPQKLLVPIWITDKELDSVASFRSWKRIPVVVYRHQRNGAVISRCSQPEISWWGWRNTDDEYLVTSIAKACQMDTGAKGTCGAPACRQRGEAPDSSDSDFDSSLTGGSGCDDNTVPQKLLILDARSYTAAVANRAKGGGCECEEYYPNCEVMFMGMANIHAIRNSFQALRTVCSQIPDPGNWLSALESTRWLQHLSVMLKAATLVCSAVEREGRPVLVHCSDGWDRTPQIVALSKILLDPYYRTLEGFQVLVETEWLDYGHKFGDRCGHQENADDVSEQCPVFLQWLDCVHQLLKQFPCLFEFNEAFLVKLVQHTYSCLYGTFLCNNARERETRNIYKRTCSVWSLLRNGNKNFQNFLYIPSHDMVLQPVCHTRALQLWTAVYLPTSSPCTAVDDSMELYLPPSVTGDELTSRSLDRLPKTRSMDNLLSAFENGVPLTRTSSDPNLNKHCQEGRSAPEPSPATEETSADISDEVTPDAGLDSSEGEPPHQSPAKTPEGVPGAESCEDPVEEPCLTTQPLPSPPLPPVPLSLCTDVALAHTPFPAPVLQQALPQITNTPLPPPPLEAESPCRTAESTASPTHKSEPCLPLPCNGTESAATTPTPLLNGYADGQANGQENGYADGQANGQENGYADGQENGLPESADLLALKQLTPLLPMEDSTETLTGEGELPSVLPPTEDQDLTQNYFNDEEQPESEPQVLPQREKEDNRTDVVKGKERALAVAPVDCTQLAARQLISQSQLTDLSLLGSHWESVQGLVQSACSSASHSGVSRALQHNAYQSRRLASKLLRAQGFAIGNGSQCCRREALCYPSSPLQAGWLSAARSAGYAGLCGPAAAALNSYSLAGHQLLPGSYSSPSASSSPPPPQAPAYLDDDGLPVPMDAVQQRLRQIEAGYKQEVEVLRQQVRQLQMRLESKQYSTPPSEPDIDYEDDITCLRESDNSNEEDSLSTHSEDRLSEGSWDRVERKDTEVTRWVPDHMASHCFNCDSEFWIAKRRHHCRNCGNVFCKDCCHLKLPIPDQQLYDAVLVCNTCHDLLLESRTREIRSQQLKKAIATASS, encoded by the exons GTGCCATTCGCAGTTCTTCAGGGGGAAGGGGTGGAATATCTTGGCTGTGCCGACGAAGCCGTCATTGCCATTTCTAACTACAGGCTCCACATCAAGTTCAAGGACTCTGTCATCAAC ACCTACCCAGGTGTGGACACTGAGATATCT GTGCCTCTCAGGCTGATAGACAACGTGGAGAGCAGAGATATGTTCCAGCtgcacatcatctgcaaagactCCAAAGTTGTCAG ATGCCACTTTGCAACGTTCAAGCAATGCCAGGAGTGGGTCAAGCGTCTGAACCGGGCCATAGCTCACCCGTCCCGGCTGGAGGACCTGTTCGCCCTTGCCTATCATGCCTGGTGTCTGGGAGGCAACGCCGACGATGAAGACCAGCACGTTCATCTCTGTCGCCCAG gcGATCACGTGCGTCAGCGAATGGAAATGGAGGTCAAGAGGATGGGCTTCGACACACAGAACGTCTGGAGAGTGTCCGacataaactgcaacttcaA GCTATGCTCCAGCTACCCGCAGAAGCTTCTGGTTCCAATATGGATCACAGACAAGGAGCTGGACAGTGTGGCTTCCTTCAGATCCTGGAAGAGGATCCCTGTGGTGGTCTACAG GCACCAGAGGAACGGGGCGGTGATCTCCCGTTGCAGCCAGCCTGAGATCAGCTGGTGGGGCTGGAGAAACACAGATGACGAGTACTTGGTGACATCCATCGCCAAGGCGTGTCAGATGGACACCGGAGCCAAGGGCACCTGCGGAGCGCCAGCCTGCCGACAGCGCGGGGAAGCTCCCGACTCCTCCGACAGCGATTTTG acTCCTCTCTGACGGGCGGCTCTGGCTGCGACGACAACACTGTGCCACAGAAGCTGCTGATTCTGGATGCTCGCTCTTACACCGCTGCAGTGGCCAACCGAGCCAAGGGCGGAGGCTGCGAATGTGAAG AGTACTACCCCAACTGTGAGGTGATGTTCATGGGAATGGCAAACATCCACGCCATCAGGAACAGCTTCCAGGCTCTGAGGACCGTCTGTAGTCAGATCCCGGATCCAGGAAA CTGGCTTTCAGCACTTGAGAGCACCCGATGGCTGCAGCACCTGTCTGTCATGCTGAAGGCCGCCACTCTGGTGTGTTCAGCGGTGGAGAGGGAAGGCCGTCCTGTCCTGGTGCATTGTTCGGACGGGTGGGACCGCACACCCCAGATCGTAGCCCTCTCCAAGATCCTGCTGGACCCCTACTACAGGACATTAGAG GGTTTCCAGGTTCTTGTAGAGACTGAGTGGCTGGACTACGGTCATAAGTTTGGGGACCGCTGCGGCCACCAGGAGAACGCCGACGATGTGAGCGAGCAGTGTCCCGTCTTCCTGCAGTGGCTggactgtgttcaccagctgcTCAAACAGTTCCCCTGCCTGTTTGAGTTCAACGAGGCCTTCCTG GTCAAGCTGGTGCAGCATACGTACTCGTGTCTTTACGGCACCTTCCTGTGCAACAACGCTCGCGAGAGGGAGACGAGGAACATCTACAAACGCACCTGCTCTGTGTGGTCGCTGCTTCGCAACGGAAACAAGAACTTCCAGAACTTTCTCTACATCCCCAGTCATGATATG GTGCTGCAGCCAGTCTGCCACACTCGAGCATTACAGCTGTGGACAGCTGTGTACCTGCCCACATCCTCCCCCTGCACCGCTGTGGACGATTCTATGGAGCTCTACCTCCCCCCGAGTGTCACAGGAGACGAACTCACCTCCCGTTCCCTGGACCG ACTTCCCAAGACCCGCTCCATGGACAACCTGCTGTCAGCTTTTGAGAACGGGGTGCCCCTGACACGTACATCCAGCGACCCAAATCTCAATAAGCACTGCCAGGAGGGTCGCTCTGCCCCGGAACCCTCACCAGCCACGGAAGAAACCTCCGCAGACATCTCTGATGAGGTCACACCTGACGCTGGACTGGACAGCAGCGAGGGGGAACCTCCACATCAGAGTCCTGCCAAGACCCCAGAGGGTGTCCCAGGTGCAGAGAGCTGTGAAGACCCAGTGGAGGAGCCCTGTCTCACTACACAGCCCCTGCCCTCTCCGCCCCTACCCCcggtccctctctctctctgtacggACGTCGCTCTCGCTCACACTCCCTTCCCCGCTCCTGTCCTCCAACAGGCTTTGCCTCAGATCACTAACACTCCGCTCCCACCACCTCCGCTGGAGGCCGAGAGCCCCTGTAGGACTGCCGAGAGCACCGCGTCACCAACTCATAAATCAGAGCCGTGCTTACCTCTCCCCTGCAACGGCACGGAGTCTGCAGCCACCACGCCCACCCCGCTGCTTAACGGCTACGCCGACGGCCAAGCCAACGGCCAAGAGAACGGCTACGCCGACGGCCAAGCCAACGGCCAAGAGAACGGCTACGCCGACGGCCAAGAGAACGGCCTCCCTGAATCTGCAGACCTGCTGGCTCTGAAGCAGCTAACACCACTCCTTCCCATGGAGGACTCCACGGAGACTCTCACAGGTGAGGGTGAGCTTCCCTCCGTCCTGCCTCCCACAGAGGACCAGGACCTCACGCAGAATTATTTTAATGATGAGGAGCAGCCTGAGTCAGAGCCCCAGGTTCTACcccagagggagaaagaggacaATAGGACAGATGTAGTGAAAGGAAAAGAGCGGGCGTTAGCAGTTGCTCCTGTAGATTGCACCCAGTTAGCGGCTCGCCAGCTAATCTCCCAGAGCCAGCTCACAGACCTGTCCCTGCTCGGCTCCCACTGGGAGAGCGTCCAGGGTCTGGTCCAGTCGGCCTGCAGCAGTGCTAGTCACTCTGGCGTCAGCCGGGCCTTGCAGCACAACGCTTATCAAAGCCGCCGGCTTGCCAGTAAGCTGCTCCGCGCCCAGGGCTTTGCCATCGGCAACGGGTCCCAGTGCTGCCGCAGAGAGGCTCTTTGTTATCCCAGCAGCCCTCTGCAGGCTGGGTGGCTGTCTGCTGCCAGGAGCGCAGGCTACGCCGGCCTGTGTGGGCCTGCTGCCGCTGCCCTCAACAGCTACTCCCTGGCAGGCCATCAGCTCCTGCCGGGGTCATACTCCTCGCCCTCCGCCTCCAGCTCCCCTCCCCCACCCCAGGCCCCGGCCTACCTCGATGATGACGGGCTGCCGGTGCCCATGGACGCCGTGCAGCAGAGACTGCGGCAGATTGAGGCGGGCTACaagcaggaggtggaggtgcTGAGGCAGCAGGTGCGACAGCTGCAGATGAGGCTGGAGAGTAAACAGTACAGCACCCCTCCCTCGGAGCCAGACATCGACTACGAGGATGACATT ACTTGTCTGCGGGAGTCCGACAACAGTAACGAGGAGGACTCTCTGTCGACCCACAGTGAGGACCGTCTGTCTGAGGGCAGCTGGGATCGAGTGGAACGCAAGGACACAGAG gtcacGAGGTGGGTGCCCGACCACATGGCCTCCCATTGTTTCAACTGTGACAGTGAGTTCTGGATAGCCAAGAGACGTCACCACTGCAG GAACTGTGGCAATGTGTTCTGTAAAGACTGTTGTCACCTGAAGCTGCCCATCCCAGACCAGCAGCTGTACGACGCCGTGTTGGTCTGCAACACCTGCCACGACCTGCTCCTGGAGTCCCGCACCCGTGAGATCCGCAGCCAGCAGCTCAAGAAGGCCATCGCCACAGCCTCCAGCTGA
- the mtmr4 gene encoding phosphatidylinositol-3,5-bisphosphate 3-phosphatase MTMR4 isoform X2, which translates to MEHQTLLIPGIWRNTKRKCDGTIAGTAEPSRQEEREGSEEERPDRLSTALAGSMGEEGPPSLEYIKAKDLFPQKELVKEDESLQVPFAVLQGEGVEYLGCADEAVIAISNYRLHIKFKDSVINVPLRLIDNVESRDMFQLHIICKDSKVVRCHFATFKQCQEWVKRLNRAIAHPSRLEDLFALAYHAWCLGGNADDEDQHVHLCRPGDHVRQRMEMEVKRMGFDTQNVWRVSDINCNFKLCSSYPQKLLVPIWITDKELDSVASFRSWKRIPVVVYRHQRNGAVISRCSQPEISWWGWRNTDDEYLVTSIAKACQMDTGAKGTCGAPACRQRGEAPDSSDSDFDSSLTGGSGCDDNTVPQKLLILDARSYTAAVANRAKGGGCECEEYYPNCEVMFMGMANIHAIRNSFQALRTVCSQIPDPGNWLSALESTRWLQHLSVMLKAATLVCSAVEREGRPVLVHCSDGWDRTPQIVALSKILLDPYYRTLEGFQVLVETEWLDYGHKFGDRCGHQENADDVSEQCPVFLQWLDCVHQLLKQFPCLFEFNEAFLVKLVQHTYSCLYGTFLCNNARERETRNIYKRTCSVWSLLRNGNKNFQNFLYIPSHDMVLQPVCHTRALQLWTAVYLPTSSPCTAVDDSMELYLPPSVTGDELTSRSLDRLPKTRSMDNLLSAFENGVPLTRTSSDPNLNKHCQEGRSAPEPSPATEETSADISDEVTPDAGLDSSEGEPPHQSPAKTPEGVPGAESCEDPVEEPCLTTQPLPSPPLPPVPLSLCTDVALAHTPFPAPVLQQALPQITNTPLPPPPLEAESPCRTAESTASPTHKSEPCLPLPCNGTESAATTPTPLLNGYADGQANGQENGYADGQANGQENGYADGQENGLPESADLLALKQLTPLLPMEDSTETLTGEGELPSVLPPTEDQDLTQNYFNDEEQPESEPQVLPQREKEDNRTDVVKGKERALAVAPVDCTQLAARQLISQSQLTDLSLLGSHWESVQGLVQSACSSASHSGVSRALQHNAYQSRRLASKLLRAQGFAIGNGSQCCRREALCYPSSPLQAGWLSAARSAGYAGLCGPAAAALNSYSLAGHQLLPGSYSSPSASSSPPPPQAPAYLDDDGLPVPMDAVQQRLRQIEAGYKQEVEVLRQQVRQLQMRLESKQYSTPPSEPDIDYEDDITCLRESDNSNEEDSLSTHSEDRLSEGSWDRVERKDTEVTRWVPDHMASHCFNCDSEFWIAKRRHHCRNCGNVFCKDCCHLKLPIPDQQLYDAVLVCNTCHDLLLESRTREIRSQQLKKAIATASS; encoded by the exons GTGCCATTCGCAGTTCTTCAGGGGGAAGGGGTGGAATATCTTGGCTGTGCCGACGAAGCCGTCATTGCCATTTCTAACTACAGGCTCCACATCAAGTTCAAGGACTCTGTCATCAAC GTGCCTCTCAGGCTGATAGACAACGTGGAGAGCAGAGATATGTTCCAGCtgcacatcatctgcaaagactCCAAAGTTGTCAG ATGCCACTTTGCAACGTTCAAGCAATGCCAGGAGTGGGTCAAGCGTCTGAACCGGGCCATAGCTCACCCGTCCCGGCTGGAGGACCTGTTCGCCCTTGCCTATCATGCCTGGTGTCTGGGAGGCAACGCCGACGATGAAGACCAGCACGTTCATCTCTGTCGCCCAG gcGATCACGTGCGTCAGCGAATGGAAATGGAGGTCAAGAGGATGGGCTTCGACACACAGAACGTCTGGAGAGTGTCCGacataaactgcaacttcaA GCTATGCTCCAGCTACCCGCAGAAGCTTCTGGTTCCAATATGGATCACAGACAAGGAGCTGGACAGTGTGGCTTCCTTCAGATCCTGGAAGAGGATCCCTGTGGTGGTCTACAG GCACCAGAGGAACGGGGCGGTGATCTCCCGTTGCAGCCAGCCTGAGATCAGCTGGTGGGGCTGGAGAAACACAGATGACGAGTACTTGGTGACATCCATCGCCAAGGCGTGTCAGATGGACACCGGAGCCAAGGGCACCTGCGGAGCGCCAGCCTGCCGACAGCGCGGGGAAGCTCCCGACTCCTCCGACAGCGATTTTG acTCCTCTCTGACGGGCGGCTCTGGCTGCGACGACAACACTGTGCCACAGAAGCTGCTGATTCTGGATGCTCGCTCTTACACCGCTGCAGTGGCCAACCGAGCCAAGGGCGGAGGCTGCGAATGTGAAG AGTACTACCCCAACTGTGAGGTGATGTTCATGGGAATGGCAAACATCCACGCCATCAGGAACAGCTTCCAGGCTCTGAGGACCGTCTGTAGTCAGATCCCGGATCCAGGAAA CTGGCTTTCAGCACTTGAGAGCACCCGATGGCTGCAGCACCTGTCTGTCATGCTGAAGGCCGCCACTCTGGTGTGTTCAGCGGTGGAGAGGGAAGGCCGTCCTGTCCTGGTGCATTGTTCGGACGGGTGGGACCGCACACCCCAGATCGTAGCCCTCTCCAAGATCCTGCTGGACCCCTACTACAGGACATTAGAG GGTTTCCAGGTTCTTGTAGAGACTGAGTGGCTGGACTACGGTCATAAGTTTGGGGACCGCTGCGGCCACCAGGAGAACGCCGACGATGTGAGCGAGCAGTGTCCCGTCTTCCTGCAGTGGCTggactgtgttcaccagctgcTCAAACAGTTCCCCTGCCTGTTTGAGTTCAACGAGGCCTTCCTG GTCAAGCTGGTGCAGCATACGTACTCGTGTCTTTACGGCACCTTCCTGTGCAACAACGCTCGCGAGAGGGAGACGAGGAACATCTACAAACGCACCTGCTCTGTGTGGTCGCTGCTTCGCAACGGAAACAAGAACTTCCAGAACTTTCTCTACATCCCCAGTCATGATATG GTGCTGCAGCCAGTCTGCCACACTCGAGCATTACAGCTGTGGACAGCTGTGTACCTGCCCACATCCTCCCCCTGCACCGCTGTGGACGATTCTATGGAGCTCTACCTCCCCCCGAGTGTCACAGGAGACGAACTCACCTCCCGTTCCCTGGACCG ACTTCCCAAGACCCGCTCCATGGACAACCTGCTGTCAGCTTTTGAGAACGGGGTGCCCCTGACACGTACATCCAGCGACCCAAATCTCAATAAGCACTGCCAGGAGGGTCGCTCTGCCCCGGAACCCTCACCAGCCACGGAAGAAACCTCCGCAGACATCTCTGATGAGGTCACACCTGACGCTGGACTGGACAGCAGCGAGGGGGAACCTCCACATCAGAGTCCTGCCAAGACCCCAGAGGGTGTCCCAGGTGCAGAGAGCTGTGAAGACCCAGTGGAGGAGCCCTGTCTCACTACACAGCCCCTGCCCTCTCCGCCCCTACCCCcggtccctctctctctctgtacggACGTCGCTCTCGCTCACACTCCCTTCCCCGCTCCTGTCCTCCAACAGGCTTTGCCTCAGATCACTAACACTCCGCTCCCACCACCTCCGCTGGAGGCCGAGAGCCCCTGTAGGACTGCCGAGAGCACCGCGTCACCAACTCATAAATCAGAGCCGTGCTTACCTCTCCCCTGCAACGGCACGGAGTCTGCAGCCACCACGCCCACCCCGCTGCTTAACGGCTACGCCGACGGCCAAGCCAACGGCCAAGAGAACGGCTACGCCGACGGCCAAGCCAACGGCCAAGAGAACGGCTACGCCGACGGCCAAGAGAACGGCCTCCCTGAATCTGCAGACCTGCTGGCTCTGAAGCAGCTAACACCACTCCTTCCCATGGAGGACTCCACGGAGACTCTCACAGGTGAGGGTGAGCTTCCCTCCGTCCTGCCTCCCACAGAGGACCAGGACCTCACGCAGAATTATTTTAATGATGAGGAGCAGCCTGAGTCAGAGCCCCAGGTTCTACcccagagggagaaagaggacaATAGGACAGATGTAGTGAAAGGAAAAGAGCGGGCGTTAGCAGTTGCTCCTGTAGATTGCACCCAGTTAGCGGCTCGCCAGCTAATCTCCCAGAGCCAGCTCACAGACCTGTCCCTGCTCGGCTCCCACTGGGAGAGCGTCCAGGGTCTGGTCCAGTCGGCCTGCAGCAGTGCTAGTCACTCTGGCGTCAGCCGGGCCTTGCAGCACAACGCTTATCAAAGCCGCCGGCTTGCCAGTAAGCTGCTCCGCGCCCAGGGCTTTGCCATCGGCAACGGGTCCCAGTGCTGCCGCAGAGAGGCTCTTTGTTATCCCAGCAGCCCTCTGCAGGCTGGGTGGCTGTCTGCTGCCAGGAGCGCAGGCTACGCCGGCCTGTGTGGGCCTGCTGCCGCTGCCCTCAACAGCTACTCCCTGGCAGGCCATCAGCTCCTGCCGGGGTCATACTCCTCGCCCTCCGCCTCCAGCTCCCCTCCCCCACCCCAGGCCCCGGCCTACCTCGATGATGACGGGCTGCCGGTGCCCATGGACGCCGTGCAGCAGAGACTGCGGCAGATTGAGGCGGGCTACaagcaggaggtggaggtgcTGAGGCAGCAGGTGCGACAGCTGCAGATGAGGCTGGAGAGTAAACAGTACAGCACCCCTCCCTCGGAGCCAGACATCGACTACGAGGATGACATT ACTTGTCTGCGGGAGTCCGACAACAGTAACGAGGAGGACTCTCTGTCGACCCACAGTGAGGACCGTCTGTCTGAGGGCAGCTGGGATCGAGTGGAACGCAAGGACACAGAG gtcacGAGGTGGGTGCCCGACCACATGGCCTCCCATTGTTTCAACTGTGACAGTGAGTTCTGGATAGCCAAGAGACGTCACCACTGCAG GAACTGTGGCAATGTGTTCTGTAAAGACTGTTGTCACCTGAAGCTGCCCATCCCAGACCAGCAGCTGTACGACGCCGTGTTGGTCTGCAACACCTGCCACGACCTGCTCCTGGAGTCCCGCACCCGTGAGATCCGCAGCCAGCAGCTCAAGAAGGCCATCGCCACAGCCTCCAGCTGA